A DNA window from Chitinibacter fontanus contains the following coding sequences:
- a CDS encoding substrate-binding periplasmic protein, with protein MRINRFILAVSCCIWVNAAQAEQKTEQITLTLQDYPPYMGESLPHKGLLTRLVVAAFEQKDIAVKLESVPNKRAIDGVRQGIYQGGFGWAKNAEREKDLIYSDPVLSLSMVFCQQKGREIKWKKLEDLASYKIGVTAGNFYSDDFDKLSKSGLLQVDVSNSDVSNFKKLSAGYIDLLPIDIEVGPYVIAKNLTAADQNKIVCQSQAYWSAPLHVVFDRKNPNSPRWAKTFNDGLRILSDTGLASKMLEATRREINRSN; from the coding sequence ATGCGTATCAATCGCTTCATACTGGCTGTGAGCTGCTGCATCTGGGTGAATGCCGCGCAGGCGGAGCAGAAAACAGAGCAAATTACCCTGACACTGCAGGATTATCCCCCGTATATGGGTGAAAGTTTGCCGCATAAAGGGTTGCTGACACGCTTAGTTGTTGCTGCATTTGAGCAAAAAGATATTGCGGTCAAGTTGGAATCGGTTCCCAATAAGCGCGCGATCGACGGTGTTCGCCAAGGTATTTACCAGGGGGGCTTTGGCTGGGCCAAAAATGCCGAGCGTGAAAAAGATCTCATTTATTCCGACCCAGTATTGTCCTTGAGCATGGTGTTTTGCCAGCAAAAAGGGCGTGAAATCAAGTGGAAAAAACTTGAAGATTTGGCCTCTTACAAAATCGGGGTTACCGCAGGCAATTTTTATTCAGACGACTTTGATAAGCTGAGTAAATCGGGCTTGTTGCAGGTGGATGTCAGCAATAGCGATGTGAGTAATTTTAAAAAATTGAGTGCGGGCTACATTGATCTGTTACCTATTGATATTGAAGTAGGGCCGTATGTCATTGCAAAAAATCTAACGGCAGCAGACCAGAATAAAATAGTGTGCCAATCACAAGCTTATTGGAGTGCGCCACTGCATGTGGTGTTTGACCGTAAAAACCCCAATTCGCCGCGTTGGGCTAAAACGTTTAACGATGGGCTGCGTATTTTGTCCGATACCGGTCTAGCCAGCAAAATGCTGGAAGCTACACGGCGCGAAATCAATCGATCAAATTAG
- the leuD gene encoding 3-isopropylmalate dehydratase small subunit → MKPFIQLDGLVCAMDRANVDTDAIIPKQFLKSIKRSGFGPNLFDEWRYLDQGEPGMDNSQRPLNPDFELNLPRNQGAQVLLARDNFGCGSSREHAPWAIEDFGFRALIAPSFADIFFNNCFKNGLLPIVQPAAVVDQLFNEAKAEGYRLNINLEAQTITTPSGEVFKFEITEHRKHCLLNGLDEIGLTLAHRDEIAAFEAKRQAEQPWLFAK, encoded by the coding sequence ATGAAACCTTTTATCCAATTAGATGGTTTGGTCTGCGCGATGGATCGCGCCAATGTGGATACTGATGCGATTATTCCGAAACAGTTTCTAAAATCGATCAAGCGCTCCGGCTTTGGCCCCAATTTGTTTGATGAATGGCGCTATCTGGATCAAGGTGAGCCGGGTATGGATAACAGCCAGCGCCCGCTGAATCCTGATTTCGAACTCAATCTGCCGCGCAATCAAGGTGCGCAAGTGCTGTTAGCGCGCGATAACTTTGGCTGTGGTAGCTCGCGCGAGCATGCGCCGTGGGCGATCGAAGATTTCGGTTTCCGCGCGCTGATTGCGCCAAGCTTTGCCGATATTTTCTTTAATAATTGCTTCAAAAATGGCTTGTTGCCGATTGTGCAACCCGCTGCCGTGGTTGATCAGTTGTTTAATGAAGCCAAGGCTGAAGGTTATCGCCTCAATATCAATCTGGAAGCTCAAACTATTACTACGCCAAGCGGCGAGGTATTCAAGTTTGAAATTACCGAGCATCGTAAGCATTGTTTGCTCAATGGCTTGGATGAAATTGGTTTGACGCTGGCGCATCGCGATGAAATCGCCGCATTTGAAGCAAAACGCCAAGCCGAACAACCTTGGTTGTTTGCAAAATAA
- the nagB gene encoding glucosamine-6-phosphate deaminase, with translation MILHKFKNQSDLDRAAADLIISMVRSKPNAILGMATGGTPIGLYKEIVKTYQAGLVSFAHAKTFNLDEYVGLPITHQESYRNFMQRNLFDHIDIKRENTHVPDGNAADVDAECRNYDKMMFEQGPVDLQLLGIGGNGHIGFNEPDEHLSRGTYKVTLKQETREANKRFFNHIDEVPTHAVTMGMGTIMQARAILLVVKGAEKAEILDRTLNGPITTQVPASLLQTHPRVIVMTDCDVDYKVSF, from the coding sequence ATGATCCTGCATAAATTTAAAAATCAAAGCGATCTAGATCGTGCCGCAGCTGACCTAATTATCTCTATGGTGCGTTCAAAGCCCAATGCTATTTTGGGTATGGCAACAGGTGGCACCCCAATCGGTTTGTACAAAGAAATCGTTAAAACTTATCAAGCAGGTTTGGTGAGCTTTGCGCATGCTAAAACATTCAATTTGGATGAATACGTTGGCCTGCCAATCACACACCAAGAAAGCTATCGTAATTTCATGCAGCGCAATCTGTTTGATCACATCGATATCAAACGTGAAAACACGCACGTACCAGATGGCAACGCGGCTGACGTTGATGCAGAATGCCGCAACTACGACAAAATGATGTTTGAGCAAGGCCCAGTTGACTTGCAATTGCTCGGTATCGGCGGCAATGGTCACATCGGTTTTAATGAGCCGGATGAGCATTTGTCTCGCGGTACTTATAAAGTAACGCTGAAACAAGAGACTCGCGAAGCGAACAAGCGTTTCTTCAACCACATTGACGAAGTGCCAACGCATGCCGTGACCATGGGTATGGGCACAATTATGCAAGCGCGCGCTATTTTGTTGGTCGTGAAAGGTGCTGAGAAAGCTGAAATCTTGGATCGCACTTTGAATGGCCCAATCACCACGCAAGTACCAGCATCATTGCTGCAAACGCATCCACGCGTGATTGTGATGACTGACTGCGATGTAGACTACAAAGTATCGTTCTAA
- the leuB gene encoding 3-isopropylmalate dehydrogenase, with translation MKVLILPGDGIGPEIVAQAKKVLEVLKNDGLALELQEAPLGGAAYDQYGAPYPEFTQKLAREADAILLGAVGGPQYDKLDRPLRPERGLLAIRKDLNLFANLRPAILYPELANASTLKPEVVSGLDILIVRELTGDIYFGQPRGIRTNEAGEREGFNTMLYAESEIRRIGHVAFQAAQKRGKRLCSVDKANVLETTEFWKEIMTDLAKEYPDVELSHMLVDNAAMQLVKAPKQFDVVVTGNIFGDILSDEASMLTGSIGMLPSASLDANNKGLYEPSHGSAPDIAGKDVANPLATILSVAMMLRYTFNSEAAAQRVENAVKKVLAQGLRTADIYEAGTTKVSCSAMGDAVVAAM, from the coding sequence ATGAAAGTATTGATTTTGCCCGGCGATGGCATTGGCCCAGAAATTGTGGCGCAAGCTAAAAAAGTACTCGAAGTATTAAAAAATGACGGTTTAGCTTTGGAGTTGCAAGAGGCCCCATTGGGTGGCGCAGCTTATGACCAATACGGCGCGCCGTATCCAGAATTCACGCAAAAACTGGCGCGTGAAGCTGACGCGATTTTGCTCGGTGCTGTGGGCGGCCCGCAATACGACAAACTCGATCGTCCGCTGCGCCCAGAGCGCGGCCTATTGGCGATTCGTAAAGATTTAAATTTGTTTGCCAATCTGCGCCCTGCGATTTTGTACCCAGAATTGGCCAATGCCTCAACCCTGAAGCCAGAAGTGGTGTCGGGCTTGGATATCCTGATCGTGCGTGAATTGACCGGCGATATTTACTTCGGTCAGCCACGCGGCATTCGCACTAACGAAGCGGGCGAGCGCGAAGGCTTTAACACCATGTTATACGCCGAAAGCGAAATTCGCCGTATCGGGCATGTGGCTTTCCAAGCGGCGCAAAAGCGCGGCAAACGCCTGTGTTCCGTGGATAAAGCCAATGTGCTGGAAACCACTGAATTCTGGAAAGAGATCATGACCGATCTGGCTAAGGAATATCCGGATGTAGAGCTGAGCCACATGCTGGTGGATAACGCGGCGATGCAGCTGGTGAAAGCGCCGAAGCAGTTCGACGTAGTCGTGACCGGCAATATCTTTGGTGACATCTTGTCGGATGAGGCCTCAATGTTGACCGGCTCGATCGGCATGTTGCCAAGCGCCTCGCTCGACGCGAACAACAAAGGTCTGTACGAGCCAAGCCATGGCTCAGCGCCAGATATCGCCGGTAAAGACGTAGCCAACCCACTGGCCACGATTTTGTCAGTAGCCATGATGCTGCGTTACACCTTCAACAGTGAAGCGGCTGCACAGCGTGTAGAAAACGCGGTGAAGAAAGTGTTGGCGCAAGGTCTGCGTACTGCGGATATTTACGAAGCAGGTACAACCAAAGTGAGCTGCTCAGCCATGGGCGACGCCGTAGTCGCTGCCATGTAA
- the leuC gene encoding 3-isopropylmalate dehydratase large subunit has translation MAKTLYDKLWHSHVIREEADGTCLIYIDRHLVHEVTSPQAFEGLKLANRQPWRKSSVVATADHNTPTNEWEKGIQDPISRLQVETLDANIKEFGALAYFPFKDQRQGIVHVVGPENGATLPGMTVVCGDSHTSTHGAFAALAHGIGTSEVEHVLATQTLVAKKSKAMLVRVDGKLGMGVTAKDVALAIIGKIGTAGGTGYAIEFGGEAIRSLSMEGRMTLCNMAIEGGARAGMVAVDDKTIEYLKGRPFSPSAEQWDAAVANWRELVSDEGAVFDAVVELRAEDIEPQITWGTSPEQVLGVSGKVPNPANETDPVKKGSYERALQYMGLNADTPLTEIAIDKVFIGSCTNSRIEDLRAAASVIKGKKKAASVKLVLIVPGSGLVKAQAEAEGLDKIFIEAGFEWREPGCSMCLAMNADRLAPGERCASTSNRNFEGRQGQGGRTHLVSPEMAAAAAIAGHFVDVRHFA, from the coding sequence ATGGCTAAAACCCTCTACGATAAACTTTGGCATTCGCACGTTATTCGCGAAGAAGCTGATGGCACTTGTCTGATTTATATTGACCGTCATTTGGTACACGAAGTGACGAGTCCTCAAGCCTTTGAAGGCTTGAAACTGGCCAATCGCCAGCCGTGGCGTAAATCATCCGTGGTAGCCACGGCTGATCACAATACGCCAACCAATGAGTGGGAAAAAGGGATTCAAGACCCGATTTCTCGCCTGCAGGTCGAAACCCTCGACGCGAATATTAAAGAATTTGGCGCTCTCGCTTATTTCCCATTTAAAGATCAGCGTCAAGGTATTGTGCACGTAGTTGGCCCAGAAAATGGCGCCACACTACCTGGTATGACGGTGGTTTGTGGTGATAGCCACACCTCAACGCACGGCGCTTTTGCTGCGCTGGCGCATGGTATTGGTACTTCTGAGGTTGAGCACGTACTAGCGACGCAAACACTGGTGGCGAAAAAATCCAAAGCCATGCTGGTGCGCGTGGACGGTAAGCTCGGCATGGGCGTGACCGCCAAAGACGTGGCGCTAGCGATTATTGGCAAAATCGGTACCGCTGGTGGTACTGGCTATGCGATTGAATTTGGTGGCGAAGCGATTCGCAGCTTGAGCATGGAAGGTCGGATGACCTTGTGCAATATGGCGATCGAAGGTGGCGCGCGTGCCGGTATGGTTGCTGTTGACGACAAGACCATTGAATACCTCAAAGGCCGTCCATTCTCGCCAAGCGCTGAGCAATGGGATGCCGCGGTAGCGAACTGGCGCGAGTTAGTTTCAGACGAAGGCGCAGTATTCGACGCCGTGGTTGAGCTGCGGGCTGAAGACATCGAGCCCCAAATCACTTGGGGTACATCACCTGAGCAAGTACTTGGCGTTTCTGGCAAAGTGCCAAATCCAGCCAATGAAACCGATCCAGTGAAAAAGGGTAGTTACGAGCGTGCGCTGCAGTACATGGGCCTGAATGCCGATACGCCACTGACCGAAATCGCGATTGATAAAGTCTTTATCGGCTCCTGTACTAATAGCCGGATCGAAGATTTGCGCGCCGCTGCCAGTGTGATCAAAGGTAAGAAAAAAGCAGCTAGTGTCAAATTAGTGCTGATCGTGCCCGGTTCAGGTTTGGTCAAAGCGCAAGCTGAAGCTGAAGGCTTGGATAAAATCTTTATCGAAGCGGGCTTTGAATGGCGTGAGCCAGGCTGTTCTATGTGTCTGGCGATGAACGCCGATCGTTTGGCGCCTGGTGAGCGTTGTGCCTCAACGTCAAACCGTAACTTTGAAGGTCGCCAAGGTCAAGGTGGTCGCACGCACTTGGTAAGCCCAGAAATGGCAGCCGCCGCGGCAATTGCAGGCCACTTTGTAGATGTTCGACACTTCGCCTAA
- a CDS encoding acyl-CoA thioesterase: protein MARVVLDLPACDLFTAELAIRIRDINYGQHLSNDALMAMLHETRLQWLAQLGFASEMDIDGKGLIMADAAIVFENEAFYGDVLLIRLGAAEISRASFELYYDISSQNQAIAKAKTTLVAYDYPQRKITSLPLALRAALEQ from the coding sequence ATGGCTCGTGTTGTACTTGATTTACCCGCCTGTGACTTATTTACCGCCGAATTAGCCATTCGGATACGCGACATCAACTACGGGCAACATCTAAGCAATGATGCGCTGATGGCCATGCTGCATGAAACTAGATTGCAATGGCTGGCTCAATTGGGATTTGCATCTGAGATGGATATTGATGGCAAAGGCCTCATCATGGCCGATGCCGCAATTGTGTTCGAAAATGAGGCATTTTATGGTGATGTGTTGTTAATTCGCTTAGGTGCGGCAGAAATCAGCCGTGCCAGCTTTGAACTTTACTATGATATTAGCAGCCAAAATCAAGCTATCGCTAAGGCAAAAACAACACTAGTGGCTTACGATTACCCACAACGAAAAATCACCAGCTTGCCGCTCGCTTTGCGTGCAGCATTAGAACAATAA
- a CDS encoding universal stress protein, protein MYTRILVPVDHSDTSQAALQEATRLAGEQHAIVRLIHVIDLAQFAWSANEFLDVPQLQASLKEGGEKLLAERAALLQEKNIQVETELLEIWGGQIARTLVDDAAKWQAHLLVMGTHGYGGLTHMLLGSVAEGVMRHTHIPVLLVKASA, encoded by the coding sequence ATGTACACCCGAATTTTAGTTCCGGTTGATCACAGTGATACCAGTCAGGCGGCATTGCAGGAGGCGACTCGATTGGCAGGCGAGCAGCATGCGATAGTGCGCTTAATTCATGTTATTGATTTGGCTCAGTTTGCATGGAGTGCGAATGAGTTTCTGGATGTGCCGCAGTTGCAAGCCTCACTCAAAGAGGGGGGCGAGAAATTGCTGGCCGAACGTGCCGCGCTTTTGCAAGAGAAAAATATCCAAGTTGAAACGGAGTTGTTAGAAATCTGGGGTGGACAAATTGCCCGCACCTTGGTGGATGATGCGGCAAAATGGCAGGCGCATTTACTCGTTATGGGGACGCACGGCTACGGTGGTTTAACTCATATGTTGCTTGGCAGTGTGGCCGAGGGAGTTATGCGGCATACCCATATTCCAGTTTTGTTGGTGAAAGCTAGTGCTTAG
- a CDS encoding ribonuclease domain-containing protein: MKIKHLITMLTLLGVPLLAYASANTPSCEQVAMQVAQQQQVSAPELLSILHSLNHYQRLPEKFVTKKQAYAAGWQPGSSLWSVLPGKSIGGDHFGNRERRLPAGQYYEADLDYQGKKRNAKRLVFQPSGKRFITVDHYQNFSEIPACQ, from the coding sequence ATGAAAATTAAGCACCTCATTACGATGCTCACACTCTTGGGCGTACCACTATTAGCTTATGCCAGTGCAAATACGCCAAGTTGCGAGCAAGTTGCAATGCAAGTAGCTCAGCAACAGCAAGTGTCCGCCCCAGAACTATTGAGCATTTTGCACAGCCTTAACCATTATCAGCGCCTACCGGAGAAATTTGTCACCAAAAAGCAAGCATACGCTGCCGGTTGGCAGCCGGGCAGCAGTCTTTGGAGTGTATTGCCGGGAAAATCAATTGGCGGAGATCACTTTGGTAATCGTGAACGCAGGCTGCCAGCTGGGCAATATTATGAGGCTGACTTGGATTATCAAGGCAAAAAGCGCAACGCCAAGCGATTAGTCTTTCAACCGAGTGGGAAACGCTTTATCACCGTTGATCACTATCAGAATTTTTCGGAGATTCCGGCATGTCAGTAG
- a CDS encoding barstar family protein: MSVGLHIHLRNISNLNDFYDQLTQQANLNRGFGRNLDALFDVLTTDLAGPICITWHGCEQSKQAMTGTQFADLMSVLNDAAAERVDLTIHPH, encoded by the coding sequence ATGTCAGTAGGCCTACATATCCACTTACGCAACATTTCCAACTTGAATGATTTTTACGACCAACTCACCCAGCAAGCCAATCTGAATAGGGGCTTTGGGCGTAATCTGGATGCTTTATTTGATGTACTGACTACTGATCTGGCAGGGCCAATTTGCATTACGTGGCATGGTTGCGAGCAATCTAAGCAGGCAATGACAGGCACGCAATTTGCAGATTTGATGAGTGTGTTAAACGATGCAGCAGCAGAGCGTGTTGATTTAACCATACACCCACACTAA
- a CDS encoding tellurite resistance TerB family protein — translation MKKYPVNSPEAMARLLVLQMICDGNFDPEEIDELEHLHVYDVLGISRKGFIQVLQDYCNDIGDEADENGSVHLVDKERIDQLLETVDDPKKRLQLAALSLDLAKSDQEINDAELAVFSRMLKKWHLSLDDLQLAFDH, via the coding sequence ATGAAAAAATACCCAGTAAATAGCCCCGAAGCAATGGCTCGCCTGCTCGTGTTACAAATGATTTGTGACGGCAATTTTGACCCCGAAGAAATCGATGAATTGGAGCACTTGCACGTTTACGATGTATTGGGCATTAGCCGCAAAGGCTTTATTCAAGTACTTCAAGACTACTGTAATGACATCGGCGACGAAGCTGATGAGAACGGCAGCGTACATTTGGTCGACAAAGAACGCATTGACCAGCTGCTTGAAACAGTTGACGACCCTAAAAAACGCCTGCAACTTGCGGCACTTTCGCTTGATTTGGCTAAATCAGACCAAGAAATCAACGACGCTGAGCTAGCCGTATTCAGCCGAATGCTCAAGAAATGGCATCTGTCACTCGATGATTTACAACTCGCTTTTGATCACTAA
- a CDS encoding radical SAM protein produces MAIQVISPLNVNDHRRDIAGLKYVYPVVSRRAGGVSIGINLNPNNACNWRCVYCQVPDLVRGPAPETDLQQLAAELDALLEHIVIGDFMQTAVPAEVRRINDIAFSGNGEPTTSTQFGAVIDVVAAARAKYALDIKTVLITNGSQLDKMAVQVALQKIAAMDGEVWFKIDRAPKDGFEFVNQITLTRTQVARRLAVSARGCPTWIQTCMFAVDGILPSDTELNDYVAFLAEQLASGVPITGVLLYGLARPSLQSEAPRLSAAPAEWMTALKIRLEQIGLAVKLSA; encoded by the coding sequence ATGGCCATTCAAGTAATTAGCCCGTTGAATGTTAACGATCATCGTCGTGACATTGCGGGCTTAAAGTATGTGTATCCCGTGGTGTCGCGGCGAGCGGGTGGTGTATCAATTGGGATTAATCTCAACCCCAATAACGCATGTAATTGGCGTTGCGTGTATTGTCAGGTACCAGATTTGGTGCGGGGTCCGGCGCCAGAAACTGATTTACAGCAACTTGCTGCTGAGCTTGATGCATTGCTCGAACACATCGTGATCGGCGATTTTATGCAAACGGCTGTTCCTGCCGAAGTGCGGCGAATTAATGACATTGCTTTCTCTGGCAATGGTGAGCCAACCACATCAACGCAATTTGGAGCTGTGATTGATGTAGTCGCTGCGGCTCGCGCCAAGTATGCGCTGGACATTAAAACCGTATTAATTACGAATGGAAGTCAGCTTGATAAAATGGCAGTGCAAGTAGCTTTGCAGAAAATAGCTGCTATGGATGGCGAAGTATGGTTCAAAATTGATCGTGCACCCAAAGATGGCTTCGAGTTTGTAAATCAAATTACCCTCACGCGCACGCAGGTAGCGCGTCGCCTGGCTGTGTCTGCACGGGGCTGCCCAACCTGGATACAAACCTGTATGTTCGCCGTAGACGGTATCTTGCCAAGTGACACGGAGTTAAACGACTACGTTGCATTTTTAGCAGAACAGCTCGCGTCGGGCGTGCCGATTACTGGGGTTTTGCTGTATGGATTGGCAAGACCTTCATTGCAGAGTGAGGCACCGCGTTTGAGTGCGGCACCCGCAGAATGGATGACCGCACTCAAAATACGCTTGGAGCAGATTGGCTTGGCGGTCAAGCTGAGCGCTTAA
- a CDS encoding entericidin A/B family lipoprotein, whose translation MLKSFTLCVLVLALSACNTVSGIGKDIKKGGEAIEKAAK comes from the coding sequence ATGCTTAAATCATTCACTCTGTGCGTTCTGGTATTGGCATTAAGTGCCTGCAATACCGTGTCGGGTATTGGTAAAGATATTAAAAAGGGTGGCGAAGCCATCGAAAAGGCAGCGAAATGA
- a CDS encoding helix-turn-helix domain-containing protein — MTKTLNPKQIRKQLGLNQQEFWSQIGVTQSGGSRYESGRAMPKPVRELLRVVHVEGIDLATLKREEIKALNYLREQQPHLLEDLIKKSTETAL, encoded by the coding sequence ATGACCAAAACATTGAATCCAAAGCAGATTCGCAAGCAACTGGGATTAAACCAGCAAGAATTCTGGAGCCAAATTGGCGTCACACAAAGCGGTGGATCACGCTATGAAAGTGGCAGAGCCATGCCCAAGCCAGTACGTGAACTGCTCCGGGTGGTTCATGTTGAAGGAATTGATTTGGCAACCTTAAAACGGGAAGAAATCAAAGCCTTAAACTACCTGCGTGAGCAGCAACCCCATTTGCTAGAAGATTTGATCAAAAAATCAACCGAAACGGCACTTTAA